One Myripristis murdjan chromosome 17, fMyrMur1.1, whole genome shotgun sequence DNA segment encodes these proteins:
- the scinlb gene encoding scinderin like b yields MVSHKEFEGAGKQPGLQVWRIENMDLKPVPKGLHGNFYTGDAYLLLFTTQAPSHYIHMWIGDECTQDESGAAAIFATQLDDFLGGGPVQFRETQNNESLTFVGYFKSGIKYQKGGVASGFQHVVTNDMNVKRLLHIKGRRAIRATEVAMSWASFNQGDCFIVDLGKDIYQWCGSECNRFERLKASQVAIDIRDNERNGRAKLQMVEEGAEPPALTEALGPKTSIAPATPDDDKVDTSNRKKGALYMISDASGSMKSSVVAQSSPFKQAMLSPEECYILDNGVDRNIFVWKGPKANMTERKAAMAAAQQFIKEKGYSDKTQIQVLPAGGETTLFKQFFSDWKDKDQTTGPSKAYTIGRIAKVEQVPFDASTLHSNKAMAAQHGMVDDGKGKVQIWRVENGEKVPVDPSSYGQFYGGDCYLILYSYRLGGREQHIIYTWQGLKCTQDELAASAFLTVKLDDSMGGAPVQVRVTQGQEPPHLMSLFQGKPMMIHSGGTSRKGGQTKAGATRLFHIRQSSSRATRAVEVEPSASNLNTNDVFVLKSPDALFVWRGVGASDEELEAAKHVAGFLGGSANNVAEGKEPAGFWSVLGGKKDYQTSKSLQNMVKPPRLFGCSNKTGRLIVEEVPGDFTQSDLATDDVMLLDTWDQIFIWVGNEANAEERTGAPKIAKEYVDSDPSGRRGLPISTIKQGAEPPTFTGWFQAWDANMWDTDPLDRIRARF; encoded by the exons ATGGTGTCCCATAAGGAGTTTGAGGGTGCGGGGAAGCAGCCGGGGCTGCAGGTGTGGCGTATTGAGAACATGGACCTGAAGCCGGTTCCCAAAGGTCTGCATGGCAACTTCTACACTGGAGACGCTTACCTGCTGCTCTTCACCACGCAAGCGCCCTCCCATTACATCCACATGTGGATAg GTGATGAGTGTACGCAGGATGAAAGTGGCGCGGCGGCCATTTTTGCGACACAGCTGGACGACTTCCTGGGTGGCGGGCCGGTGCAGTTCAGGGAGACCCAGAACAACGAATCCCTCACCTTTGTGGGATACTTCAAATCAGGCATCAAGTACCAG AAAGGGGGCGTGGCATCTGGTTTCCAGCATGTAGTGACCAATGACATGAATGTCAAGCGCCTCCTGCACATCAAGGGACGGCGGGCCATCCGGGCCACGGAGGTGGCCATGTCCTGGGCCAGCTTCAACCAGGGAGACTGTTTCATCGTTGACCTGGGAAAG gACATCTACCAGTGGTGTGGCAGTGAGTGCAACCGCTTTGAGAGGCTGAAGGCTTCACAAGTTGCCATCGACATCAGAGACAACGAGAGGAACGGCAGAGCGAAGCTGCAGATGGTGGAGGAAGGGGCTGAGCCACCAGCACTCACAgag GCTCTGGGGCCCAAAACCAGCATCGCCCCGGCTACCCCTGACGATGACAAGGTGGACACCTCCAACAGGAAGAAGGGTGCCCTCTACATG ATCTCTGATGCGTCCGGTTCGATGAAGTCCTCGGTTGTGGCCCAGTCCAGTCCTTTCAAACAGGCCATGCTGTCTCCTGAGGAGTGCTACATTCTGGACAACGGCGTGGACAGGAACATCTTTGTATGGAAAG GTCCCAAGGCCAACATGACCGAGCGTAAAGCTGCCATGGCTGCAGCTCAGCAGTTTATCAAAGAGAAGGGATACTCTGACAAGACGCAG ATCCAGGTGCTTCCCGCAGGGGGCGAGACCACTCTGTTTAAACAATTCTTCAGCGACTGGAAGGACAAGGACCAGACAACTGGACCCAGCAAGGCCTACACCATCGGCCGCATCGCCAAAGTGGAGCAGGTGCCCTTTGATGCCTCCACCCTCCACTCCAACAAGGCCATGGCTGCTCAGCACGGCATGGTGGACGACGGCAAGGGGAAGGTCCAG ATCTGGCGCGTTGAGAATGGTGAGAAGGTGCCTGTGGATCCCTCCTCCTACGGCCAGTTCTATGGTGGAGACTGTTACCTCATCCTGTACAGCTACAGGCTGGGAGGCCGCGAGCAGCACATCATATACACCTG GCAGGGGCTGAAGTGCACCCAGGATGAGCTGGCAGCTTCGGCCTTCCTGACTGTGAAGCTGGATGACTCAATGGGAGGCGCCCCAGTTCAG GTGAGAGTGACTCAGGGCCAGGAGCCACCCCACCTGATGAGCCTGTTCCAGGGCAAACCCATGATGATCCACAGCGGAGGGACGTCACGCAAAGGTGGACAGACGAAGGCCGGAGCCACTCGCCTCTTCCACATCCGGCAGAGCTCTTCCCGTGCCACCCGGGCCGTGGAG GTGGAGCCCTCCGCTTCCAACCTGAACACCAACGACGTGTTTGTGCTCAAATCCCCGGATGCCCTGTTTGTGTGGCGAGGCGTGGGTGCCAGTGATGAGGAGTTGGAGGCTGCCAAGCATGTGGCGGGCTTCCTGGGTGGCAGCGCCAACAATGTGGCAGAGGGCAAGGAGCCAG CTGGGTTCTGGTCTGTCCTGGGCGGTAAGAAGGACTACCAGACCTCCAAGAGTCTGCAGAACATGGTCAAGCCTCCACGTCTGTTTGGCTGCTCCAACAAAACTGGAAGACTCATC gtggaggaggtgcCAGGAGACTTCACTCAGTCGGACTTGGCCACTGATGACGTCATGCTCCTGGATACCTGGGACCAG ATCTTCATTTGGGTTGGCAATGAGGCTAATGCAGAGGAAAGGACTGGAGCTCCCAAAATAG CTAAAGAGTATGTGGACTCAGACCCCTCTGGTCGCAGGGGGCTGCCCATCTCCACCATCAAACAGGGGGCAGAACCCCCAACGTTCACTGGCTGGTTCCAGGCATGGGACGCCAACATGTGGGACACAGACCCACTGGACAGAATCCGTGCCCGTTTCTGA